GCAGGTCTACACCAAAGTAACAAGTTCAATGAGGACCACAACCGCACTCAAAAAGTCGTAGTTGTGGTCCAGCTATAtcacaatttcaatttttttttgcacttctaTATTACGTTTGTGGTCGGTAATTCATTCAGTTTGAGAACGAATATTTCCTTGAAAGACAGTGAACTGATTCTTTATTATCACGGTATTGAAacattgtgagaagaactAAGACAGCGCTGATTCGTGCAAGTGACACAATCCTTGAAATGAACTCGTAAATCTGATACAaaccttctgaaaaaaaaaatccacaaaaaaccGTCTGTAGTAGTACCCATAAATCGGCTTCTGAAGTGTGGTGATTTTCACAATTCCTTAACTTAACTTCAAGTTAGtggtaatgtttttttttaattcatgaAGCAAGAGTAATTCTGTCCTTCTTGTGTTAAAGATCAACCCATCTAGAATTTTCCCCCGTTAAAACTGCTTCcctggtttcttttttcttcttgatcttGATGTTGCATGTTTTTCCTACGATACAACTTCCTAGGCAGAAGCTAAGTTGACGTTGAGCATGAAGGAACCACAGCGAAAAACTTCCGAAGATACATACGTCATGGAAGTGGTTGAGGTGATTGGTTTCTTGTCAGTTTAATCTCAGTAGAAGACATAGCTTCCATTAGTACAAAAATAGGGTTCGATCCTCATCCGTTATTCCTTAACTTAACTTAAGTTAGGGAATGTTGTTTAATATAGCAAGGTTGCCGGTAAAGAAAGAGCTTTAAGCGGGCTAGCGCCACGCGTTCCCGGTGACGGTAAgagtaattatttaatattcaGACCAATATCGACTATTGTGATTGTTTCATTTACGGTGACCCTCATGTCATCATATGTGCACTAAGCACGGACGAGAAATCAAATGCTTTGGATCGGATAGATACCATCAGAACTAAGGTACGGACTACTCAAGTAAGCTCGCGGTTTCAAAACAATTAACAATTTAGATGGAGTCCCACGAATGGATGTGCCCTGTGATTCTTCTCGCGTACCACACTGAAACTGGTGTCGTCCCCTATGATGTCATGAGAGGACTGAAAGAGTTGTCTAGAAATCCGAGAGTTTTTCGATGCATGGAAGCGACATCTCTAGGAAGGGTAAATTCCGTTCAGCACCCTTTGTTTAACTATCggaattttttcacttctactTGATAACAAGGAACAATATTTCgttaagaaaatttcttttaaaatcttagaaaattcCACGTTGTTTTATTGCTCGACGATTGATGCGATTTTGATGTGGGAGAGCAAAGTTAAGTTGTCATGTGTCAAACCGAAAGAGAGTTTACGTTGCGACTGGCGCGACGCGAGCCGCAACGTACgctctccttttctttgtcACTTGGTTCAACACATTCAGAGCTGACTATGCCCATATTTATCTCTTTTTGCGCAAACACCACACTTATTGGAAAAGCGACGATAAATTCTCctgtcatttaaaaaaaaactgcgccGGAAACCAAATGCTCCTTGGACGTGAAAACACAGCTAAAAACTCAGTCACGTGCACAAATCCTTGTATCCACCAATTTCTGCTATAAAAACTCATACTATTCTTTTTCAAGGAATGTTCTTGAGCTATGACTTTCATCGACTTCCATTCATCGCAGCGGTGCAACAGGAAGTTGGAAAAAAGCTAAAGCTAGCTCAAATAGGTTCTGAACAAAATTGAGCTAAAGGAAGTAAAATTGTATAATTTAACTTCTTGACTATTcggaaataggaaataaaaagagcATTGAATTGTTGAACAAATTTGCCACAATTTcgcaattcttttcttttccggaaaaaaacccacttcatttcatttattgcaAACTGGCGACCACTCCGAATTCCAGCCTGGTCCCAATTCCAACTATCCGTTTTTAATCCTATATCCGTTTTTCCAATTCCCAGTTTGAGTAGCATACTCTGTGGTTTGGGAACTTCTTATAATATTCATTCCAGAGAGTGAAAGAAATTCTAGTAATGTGATCTTTACAAATTAAAATACGCCACAAAAATATTAATCCAAGAATACAAATCTTTAAGACAAGAATTTCTGCATGTATTTCAGATGGTAAAATTTACCACTTTATCGCCCCTAGTAGTTTTCGTCTCCTAGCCTACTCATTTCATTCCAAGAAGAAGTGACACTAATTCAATTAGTTGATACTAATTCTtggatttcaaaagaaaaaagacccTCGCTCTGGTGATCGATCGGATTTACCTCAAAGGATCTTAAAATTccgtttttgtttcagaaacTTCTCCGTCATTGCCTTGTCATCGCGCTTCTCGCAGCTCGCCCGTTCCTGGCCGAGGCTGGGCCTCGAGCAGAGAATGACGTGAGCATCAACGACGGATGCGACAAGCGACGAGAAAAACCACGAAGACATCAGTCCGAAGAGAGAAAATCGCCTAGGATTGACTTTCTTCACAGAAAATCATCGTTTAGAAAATCCTGTAGGATTCAATGATAACTCCGCATTTCTATAATATCCTGCTAATCGTGCCAATATCGGGTATCTAATGTACATTCATATTCTGAAGTTTGGATCATTTATTGCTGCTTTTCTCGATGAAATGAGTTAGCATTCGTTTAAAATGTACATAAATAATAGCGTTGTTTACAATAAAAACTCGAGCGGTCACATCagcacaaataaataaaatatgtacaaCATAAAAGTAAATCAATACAAGTATATGTAAGCGTATGTGAACGCTTCGATAATAGCACCGATACCCCGTTACTGGAAGTGGACTTATGCTCACTTAATTATATTCTATATCTGTACTCGTATCCGAAGAAATAATTCCCGCAAAAATCTAGACGATGAAGAAGttttaacaaaattaaaatcgaAAGAACGAAAATCCGTTCGAatgtagaaaaacaaaattagttATTTAGGAATGGTCGAGACCAATTATCTTGCacaaatgtttgttttgtcGAAGATCTGTGAAACATCTAAGAGCAACCTTCCTTGCGATTGAACGTAACGATGGGACTCCActgaaaaatgtttgatttAATTTGGACGTTCTAACCTAATTATGATCCTTGAAATTGTCCTTATTATTAAGATGCCCTTCGTTTAATATGTGGGTGACGACtcattggaaatttctgtacTTTATAGTTTTGTGGCTGTTAATGCAAAAAGAACACCCcgatttattgaaaatattcaataaatCCATTGTAAATGTGATCAAGGTTTGGAAAATCTACTCTTCTCACGTGGTCTCATGATCTATCTTATAATTTAAACTCGCAAACTGCTCAAAAATAGttctaaaacaaattttagaTAATTTTTGTACTTATAGCTGCCGCCATGTGCTAATGATTGTACTGATATTCAGTAGATCTATCAATGcaacagaaatatttcttttactgTTTTTGCAACATGTAAAATACTCGAGATCAATTTGTTACTTAGTAATCTTATCTTCCATATCTATTTCAAATGATTCAACATTCATAACAATAACTCCAGCTCACCATCTATTCATGACAGCGAATGAAACATAGTCCTCCTGGAAATGACCTTCAGGATGTTTCTCCACATTTAGCACCAACGCATTTCCATCTTCTCGAACATCGACCAGAAACATCGTGTCGGCAATGTGACATTGCAATTCGTACCATCtatgaaaattggaaaaaataggaatcaATTTTCATCGCAAGCCCCCTTCTTGTACCCGTTATCCTCACCGGTTATTATCCCGCACATAGATTTTGACAGAATTTTCAACAGCTTTCTCGGTTGTCACCCACAACCGGCCATTTCGATGAACGGTACGGACAAGACAAACAGGGTGGTTGGGATCGTCAAAGAACGAGCTGGGATGGTCTTCTGCTGGCGAAATCCAAGAGATCTGCAAAACGCAATTGGTTGATAATTGAGCGGTTTAAAGAACTCTTATGGATCTCCATGCAACGATTTTGTGCTCTCAAAAGTTTTAGTGCATGTGACTGAAGGGGGAAAATCCCAAAGCAACTTAAAGCTCAAGTTTTGTCCCAGCAAAGCAAACGatgttcgcaaaaaaaaagaatattcacTAGAAGGAAAGTTCCATGACGCATCTCCTAGTGTTTGCAGCGATTATTGATAGTCAGGTCATGAAAGATTgcattgttttttatttattgatttataaaGTTTGATTTATATGTGTTTTACTACGttatatgtaatataatgCGGTAAAACGTACCTGTGCTGTGTCCAGGTTAGCAGAAACGATAAGTCCAGAGAACTCGTCTTCTTCGAATTCGTCAGCTACTGAATGGAAACAGTAGATCGTTCTACCTTCCTGCCACGGCTCACTTCGAGACCAAGGACCACTTTCGCACTCGATATCTggaatatataatatataatagaaaTGTGTagctttttccaatttttgcagATACAGAACTGCAATGTCttgttgtttcatttttcatttcaaacatttcattcCAAAAACTCCAACGTGTGACAAACAAAACAGATGGATCTTCTAATAGAAGTGTAACAGGGGTGaaagcagaaatttttaaatggatATCTGCCTCTCGACGCCAATGTATCAAATTTTCTGACCTTAGATCTACTAAAAACCACTACTGCATCCATTGTGCTGCACTATCCATTAGaaaaactttccatttttatcaTAGGGTATCCAAGTTTTAGAATTCCAATAAAACTGGCGTGCAATCCAGGAATCATTCGATTTTCTTCAGCAGACTCACCTGTCTTCCTGACGTTACACTTTTTATCCATTTCAATCACGCTAATTCCACCATCAAAAGGAATTACCATAGTTACTCCAGTAGCACTTCTGAAATCATTAATTAAATGCCCCTTGTTTAGGCATGCACTCGTGAATTCATTCAAACTCACCTTGTGCTGAACCCAAAGCTGCTTCGATGAATTCCTGTGGCACTAGGAGATTTGCTTAAGGATAATTGTGATTGTCCTATGTCCACACGGCCGTGTTCGTGGTCAATTGTCACGGGATGGAACTGAAAAGAAGCCACTAAATTTGTCATATTCTGTTCTAGAGGTGAAGCCAAATAAAATTATTGGATTGATTAATAATATCTTTCGGCATTCTATTTTAAATGTTTCGAAGATTTCCACCACAGTAAAATTAACCAGAAGTCCAATATTCTAGTAAAAGTTCCTTAAAAATAGCATACCAAAACAGGAATGATTTTTACAAATATTCtcctttaaaataattaaaataggGACGGAAATTGTTCAAATTTCCCCTCCTTATGTAAACACTCCGAGAAATTTGATTGACCAACACCAAAGAAGATGAACAAAGGACTTGAAACTCACAGAAATATCGCTTCCATCGTCCATCACTGCTATTCCACAGTTTTCACCTGTCTCGTAGAATTCAACAAGATCCGGAGAGGTGGAACTTTTGTAGTAACTAAAACGGACATTGAAGAAACGAACTGATGCGTAGTCAGTGCGAATAATCAACTCACCGTCGAGTTCCACTCCAAAGATCAAATACAAGTAACTTATTTTGAAGGCTAAATGGTGAGTAACCAGTTTGTTTCTCCACAATACAGTACACATATTGTCTGCCAGTCGACATGAATCTCCAGTTGAGGTCGGTCTGATCTGAACTGAGAgctttatgaagaaaaaatggcaactgaagtaaaaagaaagagcaaTTAAGTAGAaagattcaaaataaaaacaaagataacTATCTGATCACCTCCATATTGAGATGGATCGCAAGTTTTTGAGCAATGCGGATAGATGTACTGTATCCACATTTAGTAGTAGGAACAACAACTCAGCTGAGTGATAAGATTGGTAAATGGTCATCGCTTGACCCAGTTGGCCTACATAGCGAACGTGACCTGAGAACAGTGGCCTACGGCGCTCCAGCATTGTTCTTTTCCGCGTCAGCCTTGCCTGCTCCAGGCAATCAGACGCACGTTGGGATAGGATACCACTGAAGTGTTTCGACCACTCCACTGTTCCTAAAAAATAGGACGCCatttttgagagaattttcaatttaatttaattacagCGCGCTAAATGCAAAATATATTAGTGATCGTATGGTGTCATTAGGAACAAACTAATTGTAAAATGTAGCTTTTTCGGCTCGCACAATTTAAACAAATTGATAGAAAGTTTAGGGTTGTTGGTCTCTACGTCGTGAAAATTTCTACGGCTACaacaagaaatatttataaaacTATGATAATAATTAGTATTCTCTTTGAGTTTAGTATTGTTGTATAATCAGTATTTTTGGGGAACGACGCACATATTCACAAAAGTGTAAATAATTCAAACAAATGTCGAAACAAAGGAAGGCTCTACTTGCTGCAAAATTTCAGAGATGGTGAGATGCTCTCGAACCTACACCCCCAGTCCTGCCCAGAAGTCTTCATCTCAATATGTTGAtatacttaaaaaaaattatattaagtTCGAAACATGTACGTACATGAATCTTGGGACCTTTCTCATGCGATGATTTCTACGAGTTTCTTTGAATgggatttcttttgttcttgattttaaatacttttctattcaaaatGTATTAGTTACACAAACAAACCCTGAGAATTCACGAAACCTGAAGCGCTCCTCGGAAAACGAAGCCTATCAGGGATTGTTTTTGGTAGAAAGACTCCCTAgtatacaacaccgctactaacttgtgtcccaaaatccgtcgcaagcCGTCGGAATTCTTAGAAGAGGGCAAAAttagattttgaaaataccattcgaaagtaaatgagctgctgatttcaaatatacttcgagaatttacttttgacacctgaaaacgggcaaagtttcctcaagccccgttaattactttcacacctccgcaatccttccattggcatatcccgcggatacatctccatggaaggaaagggtgttcataggatttccgcttatttctcgaaattggacaaaatgttcattacatccgtaatcaggaggttatttagagcattttggtaccccacatcatatgttggtccgaaatttccattctcttcagaaattcacgaaagtgctccatcgaagattaataaaacgcCATGCTTTTCAAGCTGGGAAAATTCTCCTCGGAAATTTAtcagcaaacaacttgtacttgacaatagtttatattgtattCTCGTCACCTTCATTTATGctcaaacattattgtctctctgtgacgccgaatcgccagaggagtcacctatcgaaggtgtgagacACTTCGAAGGCAGACCATGCCTGAGCcacgataaccattccagctatagaatatcgcctgtcctataagagggcggagtcagtgttgaaattttgaagtttgtaaataaaagtgaattcaacatcattcgaaagagcgtctttttgtgagaagaactgggtatttgaggtactgaaaaaattcatagaggctgcaaaaatttctgttttgtgaaaagaaacgaaaatttcctcaatttggtcactcgaaaaccatgtcCAGCTctcatccaatgttagcgcctaattcaGTTCTCGTAAAGGAAGAACAGTTCTAAGCAA
This window of the Necator americanus strain Aroian chromosome III, whole genome shotgun sequence genome carries:
- a CDS encoding hypothetical protein (NECATOR_CHRIII.G11827.T1) → MDSVVELPGQRVCRVMSNNEKKGRFTIENLSHVRCALISDREKLGLLEIATTSAHHDDDGKMAEAKLTLSMKEPQRKTSEDTYVMEVVETNIDYCDCFIYGDPHVIICALSTDEKSNALDRIDTIRTKMESHEWMCPVILLAYHTETGVVPYDVMRGLKELSRNPRVFRCMEATSLGRKLLRHCLVIALLAARPFLAEAGPRAENDVSINDGCDKRREKPRRHQSEERKSPRIDFLHRKSSFRKSCRIQ
- a CDS encoding hypothetical protein (NECATOR_CHRIII.G11828.T1) codes for the protein MWIQYIYPHCSKTCDPSQYGDQTDLNWRFMSTGRQYVYCIVEKQTGYSPFSLQNKLLVFDLWSGTRRYYKSSTSPDLVEFYETGENCGIAVMDDGSDISFHPVTIDHEHGRVDIGQSQLSLSKSPSATGIHRSSFGFSTRSATGVTMVIPFDGGISVIEMDKKCNVRKTDIECESGPWSRSEPWQEGRTIYCFHSVADEFEEDEFSGLIVSANLDTAQISWISPAEDHPSSFFDDPNHPVCLVRTVHRNGRLWVTTEKAVENSVKIYVRDNNRWYELQCHIADTMFLVDVREDGNALVLNVEKHPEGHFQEDYVSFAVMNRCGVPSLRSIARKVALRCFTDLRQNKHLCKIIGLDHS